The Schistocerca gregaria isolate iqSchGreg1 chromosome X, iqSchGreg1.2, whole genome shotgun sequence nucleotide sequence taacTAGAATTACGCTCTACTTAAActtatttatgctaagaacaacacacacacgcatgcccgaggaaggattcgaacctctggcgggagggcccAGGCAATCCTTGACATTTCAGTAACACGATAGTGTAGTCCATAGCAGAATGTATTTTTTGAAGCAACATTAGTGAACAAGATATATGCATTATAATAATGCGTTTGATGGAGAAACTCTTAATTACTGTACAGGGAAAGGAAGGATATTTACCTCAAGGGAGCCTCTCAACGAAATTTACATTCTAAAGTCAATACTTTGTACTTCACTTCTTTTATCCAAATGGAGTTTTAAGCTACGTTCCTGTGCTTGcagataataataatgaattaaggatagTCCACTTCTTGGTAGAACACAATATCATTAAATTTGTTTAGGTTCCAAAGGTTTTTAGCCACTGCTGTTTCACCTCGAACACATATTTTCTGTATTCTTTCAATTTTTGCGTAATGTGTATCCTGTGGCCCGGCATCAAAAATCAGCAGCAAGTGTGTATTAATAGAGCATATAATCATTGCTACACCTCACTCGTCCTGAGTAGACCTTGTTTGTTACTTGCCTGATAGATGTGCTGTTGTTATTATTTTTGCGTTTAAACAGAATTAATCTAATAATCATTGCCGAGTAATGAATGTTGCTTCATTGCTGTGGCTGGAATGTAAATCCGCAGAGCGAAATGCAATAAGTCACAGAAATGAAATAACATCCTGAATTTTCAAATCCTTATAAGAAAGCGTTACTTTAAACATAAAAGTTATAACAATAAGTTTATCACGTAAATAACAAATACAGTTTAGAACACGTCGCCTGAAGTCATGATGACATTCCATGCTAATTTTGAATTATTGCGGCCTTCTAATGGCAGACACAAGATAACCTTAAAGTAAAACGAAAAAATGAGAAGGTGGAACATGTTTGCGAATTAAATAAAACGAACAacattgtgtgcttgtgtgaagggGTACCTTCTTCACTTCATTAGGTCTATAGTTCACGTTTTTCATTAACTCACTACAGTAGATCTAACCTTAGCAATTAATATGTTATCGTAGAGATGAATGTCATTTCTCAATCTGGAGCAATATTCACAACATCAGTATGATACCTGACAAATTAATCTCATTTTCTTCTCTCAGTTACCGATATCCTTTGTGAAAAGAGACACCTCACAAACTAAtgtcatttccttttatcagttgcAAATGTTCCTTGTAAAAACCAAGAGTGTAGTTCCAGATTTGTAGAGATCCTAGAAAATATCTCTACCTACATGAGAGTCACAGCAAGCAGCATTTGGTATTAGATTGCTCAGTATAAAATTTCTAAGACAGCTTTGTGCTTCGTCCcatgaaattaacaatttatttattcaaACATCATTTGCTAAAGCTAGTACTACAATACAGGTTAAATCACATAAACTGCAGTAGACAACTGTAATATATGCATTATCTACAACTGGAATGATTTTTCAGCAgtcattccattttcatttttggTTATTGATGTCCATTCATCAAAAAATGTTATCTAATCTGGTCACCGGAAACAATGTGTGATCTCATTGCTTAGCTATTATTATCATAAAATTAAGTTTAAGTGAAGTTAGAGTAGTGAAACATTTCTCATTCAGGTAAAGGATACAGACATCCTATGAGAAATAGATAATTAAACATTAGATAAACAGTTCATGGAGTATCATCATCACTAAGATCAAACTGTAATATATATAAGGACAGAAGTAAAAGAAGTGTTATAATTCAATGTgagaattattttataattaaattaataTATCTGCGAATCAATAAAGTGGATGTTACTTGCATCATTTCCATTGCATTaaatgaaacttctgcagcatgtACCTACATTCCAGGATAGATGACTAATTTATTATTTAGCTGACAGTGCTTAGACAGTTGTTTATATGGTTTCACTTCTTCATTAAAGTTGTTCAGGAAGTGTGCATTTAGTTGATGCTGTTAGTTATGATGACTTCATTAGCATCTACATGAAGACATATGTTTAATACAGTATAATACTTACCTAGATATGTTCATTACACTATGACAACAGTCTCTCCCTTATTCCTTTCATCAATGACCTAATATTCCATTCCCTCACTGATTGCTGGTAAGTAACACAATATTTGAGGCTAATTTGGAGCTTTGTGTAATGTCCATTCGACACCCAATTAGAGAAAAATGATAAATTTCATTATTTGAGGACGTTCATAGTCAATCTTCACTATATCCATAATGTGTCCTCTGTTAAAACGTGTAAGGGATGGTAATACATATAATAAGAATTGCAGTCAGATCACAACAGCATGTGGAGGGCagataatgaaattaaattcaacAGAAATTGTTCTAaatctatttatttttttatagaaCCACTACAAATTCCTAACTGTAACTACACAAATGTTATATACATTAAATATCAAAGGAATACCGGTAACCTGGCTTAGTGGTGTTGTAAAAGAATCTTTCATTTTAAAACACATACTGTAAACATTTTCATGTTCTACTAAATCTACTAGTAAGATATTTTGCATTATAATACTTATATATAGAATAAACAATATTGTACAACTGTAACTACACAAAAGTTGCTTACATTCAacataaaagtgaaagtgataataTTGACAAAACTGTATATTCAGCCACATTAGTCTAACAGTCATTTACTTTGTGTAACACGTTTGGTGACAATCTCATATTCTCTTGAAATTGTTAGTTTACCTATAGTCTCCGTTTTCATTAAATGGACAAGGCTAATTTACAAATGTGTAGATGGCAACATTGACTAGACAGAATACTAGGAGCTTATGTGATACCCCCAGAAAATTACACTTTTCACATCATAATTCACTTCACACACACTTAACTTAGCCAGTAGAATGCAGATTTCAGAAATACAATTGTTCTCTGTGATACAAAGGTCAAAGAAATTGAACATAACTGTATCCACTGTGAAACTGTTGTTGAGTGAAGAGGATTTTCAAGTTTCGCATATTTTCCTGTGTGTTGAGGggggtcatgtgtgtgtgtttacatatgCAGTATTGAATCAATCAGAAAGTATGGATACGGCCAGAAGGTTAAAGGATGAGAAGAGATCATAAAACTAAGTGTGGTGGAGCAGAGGATTGAAGGTGTTTGTTTCTGAGCGTGTGGGGGAATTTTAAGCACTCTAAACAGGAACTGTATCATGACATTCGACAGTAAGGAATTCTCCATCACTGTACTGCATTGTGTATTTAATATTATACTCAACAGAGAGGAATCTAAAATAGTAGCTCCACATTTTCCAGATGGATCTTATGATTAGAGCAGTACCGAGTAATATTATCATGATTGTGGTTAATTGGAGAACAGTGGTAGATACACACAAGGGCATGTTTTCCATCTGTAATACTGATGTGTCATTTCCTACTGTTGTATTGCGCTCTGATTGAGGGGTGAGTGTGCCCATTTCAGCTTGTTCTGTTGTCACACTGTACTCTTCATCATCTTGTTTGAGGTTTCCCATCCCAGTAACAAATGTGTCTGTGGTATACAATTGGGTATGGTCCACAGTTTCCACTTCAGAGCTCAGTGTGTTTGTGGTCTGAATAACACTTGTCTCCTTGGTCAAATTAAGATCATGATACTGTTCAGTAAAGTCCCCCATGTCAGCAGATACTGCGGAATTGTCTACTGTCAGTGAtgcttttgagatttggctgaagaCTGCaacattgctgaaacacagaaaagtaATATTATTAGTATTGTTTGGGCAAAATTAGCTAACTACCATGCCAGAGAAGCTAAACAACAATATAGCCtctaaaatatattaaataaataacagtGTTGTCATAATGATAATTTTAAAAGCAGTCAAGAGAATTTATTAATTAAGAAATGATTTTCCTTATAGAATGGTGTTAGAACATTCTATATAAACTGTAATGTAGCTGCTAAATGATCCTAGAGTAGTAGAAAACTTGGATAGTTCTATGTAATGTTGAACAACATAGACATAAGAGTAGTGTCATAGAGGCAGCTACAACTATATATCACCCTCATGACTCTGTTTGAGAGTATAAAGAGGTATATGTTACAATCAGTGCATCAAAGCATGAGAAACTCTTGTAATGCGTATCCCATGTACTGAGCCACCCATACTAGCTTGTCAATTAAGATGGCAGGAAGTGAAGTGTACGACTATATTTAGCTTTACAGCGTTTTTGTTACATGTATTATGTACACagctgttttgtttcttttaagaAATAGTTCCTCTGTAACCATTAACTATAATTTGATG carries:
- the LOC126299353 gene encoding uncharacterized protein LOC126299353 isoform X3, producing the protein MDLFSSLLSVFVFTAELKEPTTKSGSFTTVVPGYELPDRQFDNVAVFSQISKASLTVDNSAVSADMGDFTEQYHDLNLTKETSVIQTTNTLSSEVETVDHTQLYTTDTFVTGMGNLKQDDEEYSVTTEQAEMGTLTPQSERNTTVGNDTSVLQMENMPLCVSTTVLQLTTIMIILLGTALIIRSIWKMWSYYFRFLSVEYNIKYTMQYSDGEFLTVECHDTVPV
- the LOC126299353 gene encoding uncharacterized protein LOC126299353 isoform X1; the protein is MDLFSSLLSVFVFTAEHKEPTTKSGSFTTVVPGYELPDRQFDNVAVFSQISKASLTVDNSAVSADMGDFTEQYHDLNLTKETSVIQTTNTLSSEVETVDHTQLYTTDTFVTGMGNLKQDDEEYSVTTEQAEMGTLTPQSERNTTVGNDTSVLQMENMPLCVSTTVLQLTTIMIILLGTALIIRSIWKMWSYYFRFLSVEYNIKYTMQYSDGEFLTVECHDTVPV